The Argentina anserina chromosome 3, drPotAnse1.1, whole genome shotgun sequence genome includes a region encoding these proteins:
- the LOC126785651 gene encoding uncharacterized protein LOC126785651 — MKILPHPRVPTIITESVSEVVREFLLGPVHLSRGGKDTAATILSQTERPVKICDPRTEETEEILIEPINPAVESQTCGIVEKPKVSNYTHYCLICDDNCDHSTGTCPDRTGKFVTLCSRCDFLPCKNEGDHKEQYLYEQLLFCSDCNTVGDHYIHPDIDSDMGDDGWNCELDDVDWDDTGDRPDQNAVKGAAAA, encoded by the exons ATGAAGATCCTCCCGCACCCTAGGGTACCAACTATTATAACTGAAAGCGTCTCAGAAGTCGTGAGGGAATTCCTGCTTGGGCCGGTTCATCTATCTAGAGGAGGAAAAG ATACAGCGGCCACGATACTCAGCCAAACTGAACGACCGGTGAAGATCTGCGATCCTCGAACAGAAGAAACGGAGGAAATCCTCATCGAACCTATTAACCCTGCTG TAGAATCGCAAACGTGTGGCATCGTAGAAAAACCAAAGGTATCTAATTATACACATTATTGTCTGATCTGCGATGATAATTGTGATCACAGCACCGGGACCTGCCCTGACAGAACGGGAAAATTTGTAACACTTTGTTCCCGATGTGATTTTCTCCCGTGCAAAAATGAGGGTGACCACAAGGAACAGTACCTTTATGAACAATTGTTGTTTTGTAGTGATTGCAATACAGTTGGTGATCACTATATACATCCAGACATCGATTCCGACATGGGTGACGATGGCTGGAATTGTGAATTAGATGACGTTGACTGGGACGATACGGGCGATCGTCCGGATCAGAATGCAGTGAAAGGCGCCGCTGCTGCATAG